A single region of the Lycium barbarum isolate Lr01 chromosome 2, ASM1917538v2, whole genome shotgun sequence genome encodes:
- the LOC132628611 gene encoding uncharacterized protein LOC132628611 gives MNFEEQQEDKENEVDEGGDEVEKDEETREETEKDNEKSDEGDEEESDEGDEGGEEDEETEKGNEEDEKENTDHMSMTLAELRKKRKHNMDANILESSSIGTNPNGPSIDEVVKSFSIEKYGVRMPLNENNDLSSDIMVKSSMGKGFDKLRGILRQQGLENFFRASCFGLYLDFPEEIGVQFQMTMVSGLLKRRIICDRKDEVWIN, from the exons ATGAACTT tgaagaacaaCAAGAAGATAAAGAAAATGAAGTAGATGAAGGAGGTGATGAAGTAGAAAAAGATGAAGAAACTAGAGAAGAAACTGAAAAAGATAATGAAAAATCTgatgaaggagatgaagaagaaagcgacGAAGGAGATGAAGGAGgtgaagaagatgaagaaactgaaaagGGTAATGAAGAAGACGAAAAAGAAAATACAGATCACATGTCGATGACCTTGGCCGAgttaagaaaaaagagaaaacatAATATGGATGCCAATATTCTTGAGTCTTCTAGTATTGGCACTAATCCCAATGGACCTTCCATTGACGAGGTTGTCAAGAGTTTTAGCATTGAAAAGTACGGCGTGAGGATGCCGctgaatgaaaataatgatttgtCCAGTGATATTATGGTCAAATCAAGCATGGGCAAGGGCTTTGACAAACTTAGGGGCATTCTTCGGCAGCAGGGGTTGGAGAATTTCTTTAGAGCTAGCTGCTTTGGGCTCTATTTAGATTTTCCTGAAGAAATCGGTGTGCAGTTTCAAATGACAATGGTGTCGGGGCTTTTGAAGCGTCGGATTATTTGTGATAGAAAGGATGAGGTTTGGATTAATTAG